One window from the genome of Acinetobacter lanii encodes:
- the filB gene encoding putative pilus system C39 family peptidase FilB, producing MIELTIGAAMMYYFASHALDIKEQPAEAVYYSEIADPREKSFTRNHREMVKIKPALENQFRGIVRQAYDYSCGSAALTTVLNGYVGLNLTEQQTMEGLLRFGEYDRIVERRSFSLLDMKRFVTALGFESGGYKGEFADLIKQQQPAIVPINYAGFKHFVVFKAYKDGRVYVADPALGNISFDQERFKQIWENNTLFLINVPAEQQKNLLALQEADLRHVDDATINRYALVDAQFSTDYMNRIADKASTMRKVIDRDPNSSTYNQPITSFMRLYYKRK from the coding sequence ATGATAGAACTTACTATAGGTGCGGCAATGATGTATTACTTTGCCAGTCACGCCCTAGATATAAAAGAGCAACCTGCTGAAGCAGTCTATTACTCAGAAATTGCTGATCCTCGAGAAAAATCCTTTACCCGTAATCACCGTGAAATGGTGAAAATTAAACCTGCATTAGAAAATCAATTTCGTGGCATTGTGCGTCAAGCCTATGACTATAGCTGTGGATCCGCAGCACTCACCACAGTCTTAAATGGGTATGTAGGTTTAAATTTAACCGAACAACAAACCATGGAAGGGTTATTAAGATTCGGTGAATATGATCGTATCGTAGAACGCCGAAGCTTCTCATTGTTAGACATGAAACGCTTTGTTACAGCTTTAGGCTTTGAAAGTGGCGGATATAAAGGTGAATTCGCTGATCTGATTAAGCAACAACAACCCGCAATTGTCCCGATCAATTATGCGGGTTTTAAACATTTTGTGGTTTTTAAAGCTTATAAAGATGGTCGAGTCTATGTGGCAGACCCAGCATTGGGTAATATCAGCTTCGATCAAGAACGTTTTAAACAAATTTGGGAAAACAACACTTTATTTTTGATTAATGTGCCAGCCGAGCAACAAAAAAATCTGTTGGCTTTACAAGAAGCCGATTTAAGGCATGTTGATGATGCCACCATCAATCGATATGCATTGGTGGATGCACAATTTTCTACAGATTATATGAACCGCATTGCAGACAAAGCATCGACCATGCGTAAGGTGATTGACCGCGACCCTAACTCATCGACGTACAATCAGCCAATTACAAGCTTCATGCGTCTCTATTATAAACGTAAGTAA
- the filA gene encoding putative pilus system protein FilA, which produces MKLFTKVALVSSIAVSANAMAMQAMDDASLSSTTGQDGINIGIKLDGGAITVDQLFIHDNDGLADTALGGTSKAGAIVLGNEATKGISITQTDTTKNLVDLVIDSDAGTADKGGAFLNVAANVTGMKIAVGPIGVAASGTTNGVVRGTTGTVNEILTGLNVELGSVAANVQLGATPQGAMINLNSEITGGLKLTNLGIKDNAGGGSIVLDSIQVVETGKTSLGANAKIGVTTDGLYIKPAAQNISAYVGGVHLGSAAAKSIGDIEIKGLNMGGSTISITGH; this is translated from the coding sequence ATGAAATTATTTACTAAAGTTGCTTTGGTTTCTTCAATTGCTGTAAGTGCAAATGCGATGGCAATGCAGGCAATGGATGATGCGTCACTGAGCTCTACTACAGGTCAAGATGGTATCAACATTGGTATTAAGCTTGATGGCGGTGCGATTACAGTGGACCAATTATTCATTCACGACAATGACGGTTTAGCGGATACAGCGCTAGGTGGTACATCTAAAGCCGGTGCGATTGTGCTTGGTAATGAAGCAACTAAAGGGATCTCGATTACGCAAACTGACACCACTAAAAATTTGGTTGATTTAGTGATTGATTCAGATGCGGGTACTGCAGATAAAGGCGGTGCATTCTTGAATGTTGCAGCCAATGTTACGGGCATGAAAATCGCAGTTGGTCCAATTGGTGTTGCAGCGTCTGGTACGACTAACGGCGTAGTTCGTGGTACGACTGGGACGGTAAATGAAATTCTTACAGGTCTAAATGTTGAATTGGGTTCTGTTGCTGCTAACGTACAATTGGGGGCTACACCTCAAGGTGCGATGATCAACTTAAACTCTGAAATTACCGGTGGTCTTAAACTGACTAACTTGGGTATCAAAGACAATGCAGGCGGTGGTTCAATCGTATTGGACAGCATCCAAGTGGTTGAAACAGGTAAAACCAGTTTAGGTGCAAATGCTAAAATTGGTGTGACCACAGATGGTCTTTATATCAAACCTGCTGCGCAAAATATCAGTGCATACGTGGGTGGTGTTCATTTAGGTTCTGCAGCAGCTAAATCGATTGGCGATATTGAAATTAAAGGCCTGAATATGGGCGGATCAACGATCAGTATTACAGGTCACTAA
- the filC gene encoding putative pilus system protein FilC translates to MNNQWMKRTILAISIQVVMGGAYAADEVIASDAEELKDQTDVATPAVAESATAFSSEIQPVVEAETPTLDKDATPSLVPKAENQAADALQKKEGDATQETNLQEVFTSNERQYSLIKKGELSTFYDLDYSYYRDSQINASLEDGQLYQLRVDEDASHTITNTITGQYGVLDNLTLSASVPFVAKSDNLKDTTTAGLGDINLGARWEPFPLKAGRLPLILFGSVSTKTGDSPYEINPEKDLSTGKGYYSVGLGASTRKYIDPIVLFASVSANYGFKESGLNQLRGGGNTEGEGLDGKTRILDTFEPGITGGFSFGFAYSFNYDVSLTMSYQQSFNTNTSFTYNTGEKYEAADQTSAVFAVALGVRVSPETIVNGTLGIGLTEDAPDVSLGLSFPLDILGFNKKKKAS, encoded by the coding sequence ATGAATAATCAATGGATGAAAAGAACAATCCTTGCGATCAGTATCCAGGTCGTCATGGGTGGTGCATATGCTGCCGATGAAGTGATCGCATCTGACGCGGAAGAGCTCAAGGATCAAACCGACGTTGCAACGCCTGCCGTAGCCGAATCTGCCACAGCATTTAGCAGTGAAATTCAACCGGTAGTCGAAGCTGAAACACCAACGCTTGATAAAGATGCCACGCCATCCTTAGTGCCTAAGGCTGAAAACCAGGCCGCAGATGCCTTGCAGAAAAAGGAAGGCGATGCCACCCAAGAAACCAATTTACAAGAAGTCTTTACTTCGAATGAACGTCAATATTCTTTGATTAAAAAGGGGGAACTCTCCACTTTTTATGATTTAGATTATTCGTACTATCGTGATTCTCAAATCAATGCCTCCTTAGAAGACGGCCAACTGTATCAATTACGGGTAGATGAAGATGCCAGTCATACCATTACCAATACCATTACTGGGCAATATGGGGTTTTAGATAACTTAACCCTCAGTGCCTCTGTTCCTTTTGTAGCAAAATCGGACAATTTAAAAGATACCACTACGGCAGGCTTGGGTGATATTAACCTTGGTGCGCGTTGGGAACCGTTCCCGCTGAAAGCAGGACGTTTGCCTTTAATCTTGTTTGGTAGTGTCTCAACCAAAACTGGCGACAGTCCTTATGAAATTAACCCTGAAAAAGATTTGTCGACCGGTAAGGGTTATTACTCTGTGGGTTTGGGTGCAAGTACCCGTAAATATATTGACCCGATTGTGTTGTTCGCTTCCGTCTCTGCAAACTATGGATTTAAAGAGTCAGGTTTAAATCAGTTACGTGGTGGGGGAAATACTGAAGGTGAAGGGTTAGATGGTAAAACCCGTATTTTAGATACCTTTGAACCGGGCATCACCGGTGGTTTCTCTTTTGGTTTTGCCTATTCGTTTAACTACGATGTGTCACTCACCATGTCATATCAACAGTCCTTTAACACCAATACCTCATTCACCTATAACACTGGTGAAAAATATGAAGCTGCAGATCAAACCAGTGCAGTTTTTGCTGTGGCTTTAGGTGTGCGTGTCAGTCCTGAAACCATTGTCAATGGAACATTGGGGATTGGTTTAACCGAAGATGCACCAGATGTGTCATTAGGTTTATCTTTCCCGCTTGATATTCTCGGTTTCAATAAGAAGAAAAAAGCCAGCTAA
- the hpf gene encoding ribosome hibernation-promoting factor, HPF/YfiA family, protein MQITIRGHHLSITPAIEENIRCKFADMTKHLDQVNSMQVKLTKDHQVDKRTRKGSANHIAEAIVRLPGVELFAQASGDDMYASIKKLTEKIKKQLTRYRKMQMDFQPLAI, encoded by the coding sequence ATGCAAATAACAATTCGTGGACATCATTTAAGTATTACCCCTGCAATTGAAGAGAATATTCGTTGTAAATTTGCCGACATGACGAAGCACCTCGATCAGGTGAACAGCATGCAAGTGAAACTTACCAAGGATCACCAAGTCGATAAAAGGACAAGAAAAGGCAGTGCCAATCATATCGCGGAAGCGATTGTACGTTTACCGGGTGTGGAATTATTTGCACAAGCCTCAGGCGATGATATGTACGCCTCGATTAAAAAATTGACTGAAAAAATAAAAAAGCAGCTGACCCGCTATCGTAAAATGCAAATGGATTTCCAGCCACTTGCTATTTAG
- the murA gene encoding UDP-N-acetylglucosamine 1-carboxyvinyltransferase — translation MDKFLITGGVKLKGEVRISGAKNAALPLLAAMILADSPITLTNVPNLKDVNTLVKLIGGLGVTINYEGDRVTADVSTLDNQFAPYELVKTMRASILVLGPLLARYGSAKVSLPGGCAIGSRPVDQHLKALEALGAQIEVEAGYVHAKVDGRLKGGEVVFDMVTVGGTENILTAAVLAEGVTTIRNAAREPEITDLANMLVKMGAKIEGIDTDTLVVTGVESLHGCEYPVVADRIETGSYLAAAAITGGKIRTTHTDPALMESVLEKFEEMGAEVTRGEDWVELDMMGKRPKAVSFRTLPHPEFPTDMQAQLMAVNAIGRGFATISETIFENRFMHVPELARMGANIQVEGNDAVVTGVEKLSAAPVMATDLRASFSLVLAALAAEGETLIDRIYHIDRGYEDIEAKLQGIGAQIKRVSS, via the coding sequence ATGGATAAATTTTTAATTACTGGTGGTGTAAAACTCAAAGGCGAAGTGCGTATTTCTGGGGCAAAGAATGCTGCACTGCCTTTATTGGCAGCCATGATTTTAGCTGACAGTCCAATTACCCTGACCAATGTGCCAAATTTAAAAGACGTCAATACATTGGTTAAATTAATTGGTGGGTTGGGTGTTACCATTAATTATGAAGGCGATAGAGTCACTGCTGATGTGTCGACTTTAGACAATCAGTTTGCGCCTTATGAATTGGTTAAAACCATGCGTGCGTCCATTTTGGTGCTTGGTCCACTGCTTGCGCGCTATGGTAGTGCAAAAGTATCCCTTCCGGGGGGGTGTGCGATTGGTTCACGCCCTGTAGATCAACACTTAAAAGCATTAGAAGCCTTAGGTGCACAGATTGAGGTCGAAGCAGGTTATGTCCATGCCAAAGTTGATGGCCGCTTAAAAGGTGGCGAAGTGGTCTTTGACATGGTCACTGTGGGGGGAACCGAAAACATTTTAACTGCTGCTGTATTGGCTGAAGGTGTGACCACAATTCGCAATGCAGCACGTGAACCTGAGATTACCGATTTAGCCAATATGTTGGTGAAAATGGGTGCAAAAATTGAAGGCATCGATACAGATACACTGGTCGTGACCGGTGTTGAAAGCCTACACGGCTGTGAATACCCTGTGGTGGCTGACCGTATTGAAACTGGTTCATATTTGGCCGCTGCTGCCATCACTGGTGGTAAAATCAGAACCACACACACCGATCCAGCACTGATGGAATCTGTCCTTGAGAAATTCGAGGAAATGGGTGCTGAAGTCACCCGTGGTGAGGATTGGGTTGAACTGGATATGATGGGTAAACGTCCGAAAGCAGTCAGCTTCCGTACACTTCCACACCCAGAATTCCCAACAGATATGCAAGCACAATTGATGGCAGTCAATGCAATTGGTCGTGGTTTTGCAACAATTTCTGAAACGATTTTTGAAAATCGTTTTATGCATGTACCTGAGTTAGCACGTATGGGCGCAAACATTCAGGTTGAAGGTAATGATGCAGTGGTTACAGGGGTGGAAAAACTTTCTGCTGCACCTGTAATGGCAACAGATTTACGTGCTTCTTTTTCTTTAGTCCTTGCAGCATTAGCCGCTGAAGGCGAAACCTTGATTGATCGTATTTATCACATCGATCGTGGTTATGAAGATATTGAAGCAAAATTGCAAGGTATTGGTGCCCAAATTAAGCGAGTAAGTTCATGA
- the ibaG gene encoding BolA family iron metabolism protein IbaG, translated as MNSEQLTEILKAAFPAADIAVSGQGGKFDLRIVDDQFEGKRPVARQQSVYAPLNDYIKSGEVHAVTIRAMTKEEWRKASLFGV; from the coding sequence ATGAATAGTGAACAGCTCACTGAAATTTTAAAAGCTGCTTTCCCTGCTGCTGATATTGCTGTAAGTGGACAAGGCGGGAAATTTGACCTCCGTATTGTAGATGATCAATTTGAGGGTAAAAGACCCGTTGCACGTCAACAGTCTGTTTATGCTCCGCTGAATGACTATATTAAAAGTGGCGAAGTTCACGCTGTAACCATACGCGCAATGACAAAAGAAGAGTGGCGTAAAGCTAGTCTTTTTGGAGTTTAA
- the hisD gene encoding histidinol dehydrogenase — MGKLMRRLSTQEQNFKQVFKDLLAFETVSDPELLKTVDQIIADVRQHGDAHVLKLTQQFDRHPAHQFSELELTQEALKAAFEGLTTEVREALEMAAERVREFHQAQKQEGWTYVDALGNTLGQKVTPLDRVGIYVPGGLASYPSSVLMNAVPAHVAGVPEIIMVVPAPNGELNPLVLAAAYLAGVSRVFTIGGAQAVAALAYGTETIPSVDKITGPGNRFVAAAKRAVFGQVGIDMIAGPSEILVYAEGANNAKWMAMDVLSQAEHDTVAQAIFITPDEALLNEVEQAIEEHLAALPKADIARTSIANRGALVLVKDRQEAIDLINQVAPEHLQLCVEDPQAMAEHIRHAGAIFMGRYTPEAIGDYCAGPNHVLPTSGTARFSSPLGVYDFQKRSSLIMCSEQGVKPLAKTADILAQQENLDAHARSARYRYQD; from the coding sequence GTGGGTAAATTGATGCGACGTTTATCGACTCAAGAGCAGAACTTTAAGCAAGTTTTTAAAGACTTGTTGGCTTTTGAAACTGTGAGTGATCCAGAGCTTTTAAAAACTGTAGACCAAATTATTGCAGATGTACGCCAACATGGCGATGCACATGTATTGAAACTCACTCAACAATTCGATCGACATCCAGCACATCAATTTTCAGAATTAGAATTAACTCAAGAAGCGCTCAAAGCAGCATTTGAAGGCTTAACCACTGAAGTGCGTGAAGCATTGGAAATGGCGGCAGAACGTGTACGTGAATTTCACCAAGCACAGAAGCAAGAAGGCTGGACCTATGTCGATGCTTTAGGCAATACCTTAGGTCAAAAAGTGACACCGCTTGATCGTGTCGGGATCTATGTGCCGGGTGGCTTGGCATCGTATCCTTCATCTGTACTGATGAATGCTGTACCTGCGCATGTAGCGGGTGTGCCTGAAATTATTATGGTGGTACCTGCACCGAATGGTGAGTTGAATCCATTGGTGTTGGCTGCGGCATATTTGGCTGGGGTAAGTCGTGTCTTTACCATTGGTGGTGCACAAGCGGTTGCTGCATTGGCCTATGGTACAGAAACCATTCCATCGGTAGATAAAATCACGGGTCCGGGCAACCGTTTCGTTGCTGCGGCAAAACGTGCGGTGTTCGGTCAAGTCGGCATCGACATGATTGCAGGACCTTCTGAAATTTTGGTCTATGCAGAAGGTGCCAATAATGCCAAATGGATGGCGATGGACGTATTGTCTCAAGCAGAACACGACACTGTTGCTCAAGCCATTTTCATCACCCCAGACGAAGCACTTTTAAATGAAGTGGAACAAGCGATTGAAGAGCATTTGGCTGCATTGCCAAAAGCGGATATTGCGCGTACTTCTATTGCCAATCGTGGTGCTTTGGTCTTGGTGAAAGACCGTCAAGAAGCCATTGATTTGATTAACCAAGTTGCTCCTGAGCATCTACAGTTGTGCGTAGAAGATCCACAAGCAATGGCAGAACATATTCGCCATGCGGGTGCAATCTTTATGGGACGATATACGCCTGAAGCGATTGGTGACTACTGTGCAGGGCCGAACCATGTCTTGCCAACTTCAGGAACAGCACGTTTTTCTTCACCGTTGGGTGTGTATGATTTCCAAAAACGTTCAAGCTTGATCATGTGTTCTGAGCAAGGGGTAAAACCTTTGGCAAAAACAGCAGATATTTTGGCGCAACAAGAAAACTTGGATGCCCATGCGAGATCTGCGCGTTATCGTTATCAAGATTGA
- the hisC gene encoding histidinol-phosphate transaminase — protein MSITTEKMRFWSPDVRELEPYTPGEQPKIQNILKLNTNENPYPPSPKVVEAVQAVLVNSADVLRLYPDPDATVLKQAIAKQQHVPVENVFVGNGSDEVLAHIFKAFFVQDKPILYPDITYSFYPVYSQFFGLSNNTKILPLNDDFEIIVDDYKQPNGGIIITNPNAPTSIALGLSAIEEILQGNPDSVVVIDEAYVDFGAESAVALVEKYENLVVCQTTSKSRSLAGLRVGFAIAQPHLIAALEAVKNSFNSYPMDRFAIAAAVASFEDQAYFEAQNAKVIASREKLVAQLTEIGFKVLPSKANFIFASLPSKDAGELATELRERGIIVRYFNKPRINQFLRITVGTDEQNQRLVDTLKNDILA, from the coding sequence ATGTCGATCACTACAGAAAAAATGCGTTTTTGGAGTCCTGATGTACGTGAATTAGAACCGTACACCCCAGGTGAACAACCAAAAATCCAAAATATTTTAAAACTCAATACCAATGAAAACCCATATCCGCCGTCGCCAAAAGTCGTTGAGGCAGTACAAGCGGTATTGGTAAATTCAGCAGATGTTTTGCGTTTATATCCAGACCCAGATGCAACAGTATTAAAACAAGCCATTGCGAAACAACAGCATGTACCTGTTGAAAATGTCTTTGTTGGAAATGGCTCAGATGAAGTCTTAGCGCATATTTTCAAAGCGTTTTTTGTGCAAGACAAACCAATTCTTTATCCTGATATTACCTACAGTTTCTATCCGGTCTATAGTCAATTTTTTGGTTTAAGCAACAACACCAAAATTTTGCCTTTAAATGATGATTTTGAAATTATCGTGGATGACTATAAACAGCCGAATGGTGGCATTATTATTACCAATCCAAACGCACCGACCAGTATTGCATTAGGACTGTCTGCAATTGAAGAAATTCTTCAAGGCAACCCTGATTCAGTGGTTGTGATTGACGAAGCTTACGTTGATTTTGGTGCTGAATCTGCTGTTGCTTTGGTGGAAAAATACGAGAATCTCGTCGTTTGCCAGACCACCTCTAAATCACGTTCATTGGCAGGTTTGCGTGTCGGTTTTGCGATTGCACAACCACATTTAATTGCAGCACTTGAAGCGGTTAAAAATAGCTTTAATTCGTATCCAATGGATCGTTTTGCGATTGCAGCTGCGGTGGCGTCATTTGAAGATCAAGCTTACTTTGAAGCGCAAAATGCAAAGGTCATTGCGAGCCGTGAAAAGCTGGTTGCACAATTGACTGAGATTGGTTTTAAAGTTTTACCATCAAAAGCGAACTTTATTTTTGCATCACTACCAAGCAAAGATGCAGGTGAATTGGCTACTGAACTGCGTGAACGTGGCATTATCGTGCGTTACTTTAACAAGCCACGCATTAATCAGTTCCTACGCATTACCGTTGGAACCGACGAGCAAAATCAACGTTTAGTGGACACATTGAAAAACGATATTTTGGCTTAG
- a CDS encoding anthranilate synthase component I family protein codes for MLDSEQNLSPHSHFLNSSFFKKNLKIGQLSPAQILQKLQHLKACIYLENHHQPVIAVLPKQFYLAQNNLVQVFSRQTHFEYEAESKHVDLLSFVQLAPEAVQDQQKCTHEFRGGYLGFIDYNFAASQQIESNLKPQPNLFIGRYESYLKLENDQWFFYSDESEAEDLYACISGALNQETQNSFALTQACTATWEKNQYQHAFKKVQDYIVAGDCYQINLTQTFAGQATGELIDTAQAFWSLTDAPYSGYLKLDDFELLSCSPELFIDFEPNRKLVTKPIKGTMPRFADPEQDESSKQTLADSEKDQAENVMIVDLLRNDLSVYAEIGSVKTPKLFNIESFNQVHHMVSEVEATLKADVNPFEVLLSALPGGSITGAPKIRAMQIIEELESAPRGAYCGSMGYFNFDGTGSWNILIRSIQKYQDDVSLWAGGGITIASDCDAEYQECFDKVEAMLDLLNTWYRPE; via the coding sequence ATGCTAGATTCGGAACAAAATTTAAGCCCTCACTCTCACTTTTTAAACAGTTCTTTTTTCAAGAAAAATTTAAAAATTGGGCAGCTTTCCCCAGCTCAAATTTTGCAAAAATTACAGCATTTGAAAGCTTGTATTTATCTTGAAAATCACCATCAGCCTGTCATCGCTGTATTACCAAAACAGTTTTATCTGGCTCAAAACAACCTTGTTCAGGTTTTTTCTCGTCAAACTCACTTCGAATATGAAGCAGAATCTAAACATGTAGACCTGCTTTCTTTTGTTCAATTGGCACCGGAGGCTGTTCAAGATCAACAAAAATGCACGCATGAATTTCGTGGCGGCTACCTGGGTTTTATTGACTATAATTTTGCAGCGAGTCAGCAGATTGAATCAAATCTAAAGCCGCAGCCGAATCTATTTATTGGACGTTATGAAAGTTATTTGAAACTGGAAAATGATCAATGGTTTTTCTATAGTGATGAGTCTGAAGCAGAAGATTTATATGCTTGTATTTCAGGGGCTTTAAATCAAGAAACACAAAACTCCTTTGCGTTAACCCAAGCCTGTACAGCAACTTGGGAGAAAAACCAATACCAGCATGCGTTTAAAAAAGTGCAAGATTATATTGTTGCCGGTGACTGTTACCAAATCAATTTAACGCAAACCTTTGCGGGTCAAGCAACAGGTGAATTGATTGACACTGCTCAAGCCTTTTGGTCACTGACTGATGCGCCTTATTCAGGGTATTTAAAACTGGATGATTTTGAACTTTTAAGCTGCTCACCTGAATTGTTCATTGATTTTGAACCAAATCGTAAATTGGTGACGAAACCGATCAAAGGTACCATGCCTCGTTTTGCTGATCCTGAGCAAGATGAAAGTTCGAAACAAACCTTGGCTGATTCAGAAAAAGATCAGGCCGAAAATGTGATGATCGTTGATCTACTGCGTAATGATTTAAGTGTCTACGCTGAGATTGGATCGGTTAAAACCCCAAAGCTTTTTAATATTGAATCCTTTAATCAGGTTCATCATATGGTCAGTGAAGTTGAAGCCACCTTAAAAGCTGATGTCAATCCATTTGAGGTGCTGCTTTCCGCGCTACCGGGTGGTTCAATCACAGGAGCGCCAAAAATCCGTGCCATGCAAATTATTGAAGAATTGGAAAGTGCACCACGTGGAGCTTACTGTGGCTCAATGGGCTATTTTAATTTTGATGGTACAGGATCTTGGAACATCTTAATTCGCAGTATCCAAAAATATCAGGATGACGTTTCGCTTTGGGCAGGCGGTGGCATTACCATTGCATCAGATTGCGATGCTGAATATCAGGAATGTTTCGACAAAGTAGAAGCCATGCTTGATCTACTCAATACTTGGTATAGGCCTGAATGA
- the hisG gene encoding ATP phosphoribosyltransferase, which yields MSDMRNDDPNFDVMGNFDHGLTLALSKGRILKETLPLLETAGINLLEDPDKSRKLIFPTTHKHVRILILRASDVPTYVENGAADLGVAGKDVLMEHGAQNVYEPLDLKIAVCKLMTAGKVGMVRPKGRLKIATKYVNLTRQYYASLGEQVDVIKLYGSMELAPLVGLGDYIVDVVDTGNTLRANGLEPLEEICKVSSRLIVNKASFKRKQTLLNPILAQLEKAVEEREAAKQA from the coding sequence ATGAGCGATATGAGAAACGATGATCCTAATTTTGATGTAATGGGAAATTTTGATCATGGTTTAACATTGGCATTGAGTAAAGGTCGTATTTTAAAAGAAACACTGCCTTTACTTGAAACCGCTGGAATTAACTTACTAGAAGATCCAGATAAATCACGTAAGTTAATTTTTCCGACAACACATAAACACGTGCGTATTTTAATTTTACGTGCATCTGACGTACCGACTTATGTTGAAAACGGTGCAGCAGATTTGGGTGTTGCGGGTAAAGATGTACTGATGGAGCATGGTGCTCAAAACGTATATGAGCCATTAGACCTGAAAATCGCTGTGTGTAAACTGATGACAGCTGGTAAGGTGGGCATGGTTCGTCCGAAAGGTCGTTTAAAAATTGCCACCAAATATGTCAATTTGACCCGTCAATACTATGCAAGCCTTGGCGAGCAAGTGGATGTGATTAAACTTTACGGTTCAATGGAGCTTGCGCCATTGGTTGGTCTAGGTGATTACATTGTTGATGTTGTAGATACAGGTAATACTTTACGTGCCAATGGTCTTGAGCCTTTGGAAGAAATTTGCAAAGTATCTTCACGTCTAATCGTCAACAAAGCCAGCTTTAAGCGTAAACAAACGTTGTTGAATCCGATTCTTGCGCAGCTTGAAAAAGCAGTGGAAGAGCGTGAAGCAGCGAAACAAGCTTAA